The following proteins come from a genomic window of Henningerozyma blattae CBS 6284 chromosome 4, complete genome:
- the TBLA0D02290 gene encoding uncharacterized protein (similar to Saccharomyces cerevisiae YGL176C; ancestral locus Anc_8.135) — protein MAPEIPGYYFDPAKNRYFKIGSSVDPVSATVPVSSTSKRSGIISRSSGGENENHSSRKKSKLRVQMHPEKYSEDLTPLPDKASFTTNDVFTRLNTLKLSIVLETQDLLQSKNNLHCDGLFDIPQYVIPWDVEEPLSFVHCNAGIFYLINITSNNNSEDEESQDISNNHNVYKLVGPGEERYALWFYHFKDNSRQHVINLPKIGNLPALETLSCFEEGSLIKIQLTKGYLFFYFKTTFQKSSIDLSNSYCCYVDSLNILDSVLVSNNLLLVITNNKLKIYKLITIYSSSNNNSMKTHLIDGMYVDPNYKDFRCPIITFNSKTDLAMSSDLVSITLDQSYVQFQQQFNKSNLQDSTSNSLSSLRVFLGFRNGIIIKIVLELSHLKAEKRNRGLQIIKKSKVPGIKSIISLEQSVRNHDYLLICGIDEYTQEVVYFHHKFSYENSIYDPKDFYKTRYHSLESKYNRKFKNSRYGKLVLIGSINNRNNHSKGFDIFSTTKFNKNLPLMDSKEAINVIKEKYKLDSNRQEALDSSDTISLVSFFILENLSYQSWDTQDVTEEKIVILFQMNSKFYSNDNIIVRKTFHVAIIAIPVLLPSNTNYYLG, from the coding sequence ATGGCTCCAGAAATTCCTGGCTATTATTTTGACCCAGCTAAAAATcgttattttaaaataggATCCTCTGTTGATCCTGTTTCTGCCACTGTTCCAGTTTCCTCAACTTCTAAACGTTCTGGTATTATATCCCGATCTTCCGGTGGCGAAAATGAAAATCATTCTTCTAGGAAAAAATCCAAGCTCAGGGTCCAAATGCATCCGGAAAAATATTCCGAAGATCTAACGCCTTTACCCGATAAGGCATCTTTTACTACGAACGATGTGTTCACTAGGTTAAACACATTGAAATTGTCTATAGTTTTGGAAACTCAAGATTTGTTGCAGAGTAAGAACAATCTTCATTGTGATGGATTGTTTGATATTCCCCAGTATGTGATTCCTTGGGATGTGGAGGAACCTTTAAGCTTTGTGCATTGCAATGCTGGTATCTTTTATCTGATAAATATAACctcaaataataactccgaagatgaagaaagccaagatatttcaaataatcataatGTATATAAACTTGTAGGTCCTGGTGAAGAACGATATGCTCTTTGGttttatcattttaaagataattcAAGACAACATGTAATCAATCTTCCGAAAATAGGTAATCTACCGGCATTAGAGACTTTATCATGTTTTGAAGAAGGCTCTCTAATTAAAATTCAACTTACTAAAGggtatttgtttttttactttaagACCACTTTTCAAAAATCTTCCATTGACTTATCGAATAGTTATTGTTGTTATGTTGATTCGCTTAATATCCTTGACTCAGTACTTGTTTctaataatcttttattagTTATCACCAATAACAAGcttaaaatttataaattgatTACAATTTATTCTTCTAGTAACAATAATAGCATGAAAACTCATTTAATTGACGGGATGTATGTTGATCCTAATTATAAAGATTTTAGATGTCCAATTATAACTTTTAACTCCAAAACTGATTTGGCGATGAGTTCTGATTTGGTATCAATAACTTTAGATCAATCATATGTTCAATTTCAACAACAATTTAATAAGTCAAATTTACAAGATTCAAcatcaaattctttatcttcGTTAAGAGTATTTTTAGGTTTTAGAAATggtattatcattaaaatagtattagaattatcaCATTTAAAAGCAGAGAAAAGGAATCGTGGgcttcaaataattaaaaaatcaaaagtACCTGgtattaaatcaattatttcattagaaCAATCCGTTAGAAATcatgattatttattaatatgtGGTATTGATGAGTATACACAAGAAGTTGTTTATTTCCACCATAAATTTTCTTATGAAAATTCCATATATGACCCAAAAGATTTTTATAAGACAAGATACCACAGTTTagaatcaaaatataatagaaaatttaaaaattcaagatATGGTAAGTTAGTATTAATTGGTTCTATTAATAACAGAAATAATCACTCCAAAggttttgatatattttctactacaaaattcaataaaaatttacctCTAATGGATTCCAAAGAAGCTATTAATGTGATTaaggaaaaatataaacttGATTCTAACAGACAAGAAGCATTAGATTCTTCGGATACAATTAGTCtagtttcattttttattctgGAAAACTTGAGCTATCAATCATGGGATACTCAAGATGTAacagaagaaaaaattgttataCTTTTCCAAATGAATTCTAAATTCTATTcgaatgataatattatagtGAGAAAAACTTTTCATGTTGCAATTATTGCGATTCCAGTACTTCTGCCATCTAATACTAACTATTATTTAGGATGA